The DNA region TAATGGCTCAACCACATGAACCAGATATTATTGCATTACTTCGCTTGTGCGATGTTTATGGAATACCTGTTGCAACAAATGTAGCTACCGCAGAAATCCTAGTTCGTGCATTAGGTAGAGGGGAATTTGCATGGCGGGATGTGGTTCATCGATATAAAGATGGATTGGAAAATGGATCAAGCCTTTCTGAATAGAAAGGCTTATTTCTTATCTGTTCCCTGTTTGAATATTTGAATGATTTTTGCTAAGAATACGAAGATTCCCATAATGATTCTCATTTTCTATTCCTCCAAATAAGATAGGAATGAATGGTTGATTAGGAGATCTAAGATGGAAAAAAAAGAAATTGCAAAAAATATATTGAAACGTTTAATGAATCAAGGTTATCAGGCTTATTTCGTTGGTGGATATGTACGTGACCAATTGTTAAATCGCCCAACCACTGATATTGATATTGCTACAGATGCAAAACCAGAAGCAATCCTTTCTTTATTTGAGAAGGCAGTACCTACAGGGCTGAAACATGGAACTGTCACCGTAATTGAACAGGGGCTTTCTATCGAAATTACAACGTTTCGTAAAGAAGGTAAATATTTAGATTACCGTCATCCCAAAGAAGTGAAATTTGTAACAAATTTATATGATGATTTAAGTCGAAGAGATTTTACGATGAATGCGATTGCATTGGATTACTATGAGCAGTTGATCGATCCTTTTAATGGTCAATCTGCCATTGTCAATCGGAACATTGAAAGTGTTGGCAATCCAAATGAACGATTTATGGAAGATCCATTACGAATGATGCGAGCAGTCCGATTTGCCGCTCAGTTACAATTTCAGATTGAGAAGAATACTTTGCGTGCAATAAGAGAGTTAGCTTTCTATCTACAATATATTTCAATTGAACGAGTAAAAATTGAATTGGACAAGATCATCAATGCGAATCATCCTGAAATCGGAATTGAACTTCTTT from Tepidibacillus fermentans includes:
- a CDS encoding CCA tRNA nucleotidyltransferase — protein: MEKKEIAKNILKRLMNQGYQAYFVGGYVRDQLLNRPTTDIDIATDAKPEAILSLFEKAVPTGLKHGTVTVIEQGLSIEITTFRKEGKYLDYRHPKEVKFVTNLYDDLSRRDFTMNAIALDYYEQLIDPFNGQSAIVNRNIESVGNPNERFMEDPLRMMRAVRFAAQLQFQIEKNTLRAIRELAFYLQYISIERVKIELDKIINANHPEIGIELLYSLELIRWFKGMIDGPLYFIDHGKVLQTINQTMDPFVRWSILFEQLNSTERNRVMDGLRFSNKEKQTILNIFKAYSIIQKGQKIEELKKCFIETNEDDCLKSLELSYLLGYIQKKELLEWKLTLSELNKQLMVRTLKDLKVSGKDVLEIVKQPPGPWIHDLLQELFHQVVFDGLPNHREILLQRIENLKEKVFDEGED